Below is a genomic region from Fischerella sp. PCC 9605.
TCCCCCCCGACCCACAACTACGCCAGGTCTAGCTGTGCGTACTTCGAGATCGATTTGGTCTGCTTTGCGTTCAATCCGCACTTCTGAAATGCCCGCGTTGTTTTGAGCATATCTGCCCAGTTTTTCTTCGATGAAGTGACGGAGTTTATGGTCTTCTTGTAACAGTTCTGGGTAGCGACCAGGGTCGGCGAACCAACGAGATTGATGCTCTTGGGTAATTCCCAGACGAAAACCAACCGGATGTATCTTCTGTCCCACGAATGCTTCCTCTAAAATTTCTTTCTGTAGGCTCTAATTTGTGTGTAGGCACTTATTCAGCCGCAGCTCCAGGAGCTACAGCGACAGTGATATGACACGTTGGTTTGCGAATCTGGTACGCTCGACCTTGCGCCCTTGGTTGAAACCTTTTTAGTACCGGACCTTGATCTGCAAAGGCCTTAGTAATAACTAGGTCAGCACGATCAAATCCGGCATTATGCTCAGCATTGGCAGCAGCGCTTCTGAGAACCTTCAACACTGGTTCGCAGGCGCGGTAGGGCATGAATTCCAGAATAATGAGTGCTTCTCGGTAAGACCGCCCGCGAATTTGATCGAGTACCCGCCGCACTTTGTAGGGAGACATGCGTATATAACGGGCGATCGCTTTTACTTCATTAGTAGTATCAATAGCCATAGTTTTCTCCATTTTTGTTAGTAGTTAGTAGTTAGTAGTTAGTAGTTATTAGCCACTATCTACTAACCACTAACCAATAACTATCTCCCTGCTTTTTTATCCTTGGCGTGACCTCTAAAGGTGCGTGTAGGAGCAAATTCGCCCAGCTTGTGTCCTACCATTTGATCGCTGACGTAAATAGGTACGTGTTGCCGTCCGTTGTGAACAGCTATGGTATGACCGACCATTTCGGGCAGAATTGTCGAAGCTCGTGACCAAGTTTTGATGACTTCTTTTCTGTTACTATCGTTGAGCTTTTCAATTTTGCGTAGCAAATGATCTGCTACGAAAGGACCTTTTTTGAGAGAACGACCCATAACTAGTATTTGTTGTTAGTTGTTAGTAGTTAGTAGTTAGTAGTTAGTAGTTAGTAGTTATTACCCACTATCTACTAACCACTAACCACTAACTATTTACGATTCCCGACCGCCACGACCGCGCTTAGAAGACTTGCGGCGAC
It encodes:
- the rplV gene encoding 50S ribosomal protein L22, with the translated sequence MAIDTTNEVKAIARYIRMSPYKVRRVLDQIRGRSYREALIILEFMPYRACEPVLKVLRSAAANAEHNAGFDRADLVITKAFADQGPVLKRFQPRAQGRAYQIRKPTCHITVAVAPGAAAE
- the rpsS gene encoding 30S ribosomal protein S19; translation: MGRSLKKGPFVADHLLRKIEKLNDSNRKEVIKTWSRASTILPEMVGHTIAVHNGRQHVPIYVSDQMVGHKLGEFAPTRTFRGHAKDKKAGR